In Arthrobacter sp. UKPF54-2, the following are encoded in one genomic region:
- the thiS gene encoding sulfur carrier protein ThiS — MNIRLNGAPHTLADGATVSALVSGVTGRPLAADGQATDGRKLGVAVARNAEVVPRSRWHATALAEGDDVELVTAVQGG, encoded by the coding sequence ATGAACATCAGGCTCAACGGGGCACCGCACACCCTCGCCGACGGTGCCACGGTCAGCGCCCTCGTCAGCGGCGTCACCGGCCGGCCGCTGGCCGCTGACGGCCAGGCCACGGACGGCCGAAAGCTCGGCGTCGCCGTCGCCCGCAACGCCGAGGTGGTGCCGCGCAGCCGTTGGCACGCAACCGCGCTCGCCGAGGGCGACGACGTCGAACTCGTCACGGCAGTCCAGGGAGGATGA
- a CDS encoding VOC family protein, producing the protein MEMRLEVVQVPVADVDAAKSFYTEKLGFELDHDVEYIPGMRVVQLTPPGSAASIVVGTGMTSMAPGSLEGLQLVVPNMAATRAELLRRGAEISEVQDMGGIAFAYFSDPDGNRWVLQESTAPR; encoded by the coding sequence ATGGAGATGCGTCTGGAAGTCGTACAAGTACCGGTCGCCGACGTCGATGCGGCCAAGTCGTTCTACACGGAGAAGCTCGGCTTCGAGCTGGACCACGACGTGGAATACATCCCCGGCATGCGGGTGGTGCAGCTGACGCCGCCCGGCTCCGCCGCTTCGATCGTCGTCGGCACGGGCATGACCAGCATGGCCCCCGGGAGCCTGGAAGGGCTGCAGCTGGTGGTCCCGAACATGGCAGCCACCCGCGCGGAACTGCTGCGGCGCGGGGCGGAGATCAGCGAGGTCCAGGACATGGGCGGCATCGCCTTCGCCTATTTCAGTGACCCGGACGGCAACCGCTGGGTCCTCCAGGAATCCACCGCCCCGCGGTAA
- a CDS encoding site-specific DNA-methyltransferase: MADTVWAPDGSNLVVHADNAEYLPTLPDGAFTLIYVDPPFNTGRVQKRQETKMVLNTGGEGDRVGFKGRSYDTIKGALHKYDDAFSDYWSFLEPRLVEAWRLLADDGTLYLHLDYREVHYAKVMLDAIFGRECFLNEIIWAYDYGARAKFRWPTKHDNILVYVKNPTKYHFDSAEVDREPYMAPGLVTPAKRELGKLPTDVWWHTIVSPTGKEKTGYPTQKPEGLIRRVVAASSRPGDWCLDFFAGSGTLGAVAAKLGRKFVCVDQNHAAVDVMAARLGPHATFVRSSS, encoded by the coding sequence ATGGCTGACACCGTCTGGGCGCCGGACGGCAGCAACCTGGTGGTACACGCGGACAACGCGGAATACCTCCCGACGCTGCCGGACGGCGCCTTCACACTCATTTACGTGGATCCGCCCTTCAACACCGGCCGGGTCCAGAAGCGCCAGGAAACAAAAATGGTGCTCAACACCGGGGGCGAGGGCGACCGCGTCGGCTTCAAGGGCCGCTCCTACGACACCATCAAGGGCGCGCTGCACAAGTACGACGACGCGTTCAGCGACTATTGGTCCTTTTTGGAGCCCCGGCTCGTGGAAGCCTGGCGGCTGCTCGCGGACGACGGCACCCTGTACCTGCACCTGGACTACCGCGAGGTGCACTACGCCAAGGTCATGCTGGATGCGATCTTCGGCCGCGAGTGTTTCCTCAACGAGATTATCTGGGCCTACGACTACGGCGCCCGCGCCAAGTTCCGCTGGCCCACCAAACACGACAACATCCTCGTGTATGTGAAGAACCCGACGAAGTACCACTTCGACAGCGCCGAGGTGGACCGTGAGCCCTACATGGCGCCCGGGCTGGTCACCCCGGCCAAGCGGGAGCTCGGCAAGCTGCCCACCGACGTGTGGTGGCACACCATCGTCTCGCCCACCGGCAAGGAGAAGACCGGCTACCCGACGCAGAAGCCCGAGGGCCTGATCCGCCGGGTGGTCGCCGCGTCCAGCCGTCCCGGGGACTGGTGCCTGGACTTCTTCGCCGGTTCCGGCACGCTCGGCGCCGTCGCGGCGAAGCTCGGGCGGAAGTTTGTCTGCGTGGACCAGAACCATGCCGCCGTCGACGTGATGGCGG
- a CDS encoding cytochrome c-type biogenesis protein CcmH: MLSLIVVAMVAVAAGFVVWANDKRHAKYGISVPAGIALGVGMLSWIIFMAAGFGYLPGLTWIPWILPLLLGTAAAIAAVVYLGRSRTRQDTARMSAILRL, translated from the coding sequence ATGCTGTCCCTGATTGTGGTCGCCATGGTGGCCGTGGCCGCGGGGTTCGTGGTGTGGGCCAACGACAAACGGCACGCCAAGTACGGCATCAGTGTGCCCGCGGGGATTGCCCTCGGCGTGGGGATGCTGAGCTGGATCATCTTTATGGCGGCCGGTTTCGGCTACCTGCCGGGCCTGACCTGGATCCCGTGGATCCTGCCCCTGCTGCTGGGCACCGCCGCGGCCATTGCCGCCGTCGTCTACCTCGGCCGGTCCCGCACCCGGCAGGATACGGCGCGGATGTCCGCAATCCTGCGGCTCTAG
- a CDS encoding DUF3107 domain-containing protein: MEVKIGIQNIGREIALESNQDADAVAKLVGEAISKGTELRLTDEKGRQVIIPANVLGYVEIGAEEVRRVGFGAL; this comes from the coding sequence GTGGAAGTAAAGATCGGCATTCAGAACATCGGCCGCGAAATTGCCCTGGAATCGAACCAGGACGCGGACGCGGTGGCGAAGCTCGTGGGCGAGGCCATTTCCAAGGGCACCGAACTTCGGCTGACCGATGAGAAGGGCCGCCAGGTCATCATCCCGGCGAACGTCCTGGGCTATGTCGAAATCGGCGCCGAAGAAGTCCGCCGCGTCGGTTTCGGCGCCCTATAG
- the thiO gene encoding glycine oxidase ThiO gives MDAPVPPSAAPADPSAHRYDVAVIGGGVVGHGIAWEIRRSGRSVALIDDAPGSGASWAAAGMLAPVSELHYQEEALLALMLEAARLWPGFAAGLDGGTGAGQEGAGGTGYLTTPTLAVGADAADRRALADLRAVQQACGLAVEPLTVREARAREPLLSPGISCALDIPADHQVDPRRLLARIGALLRADGRFEAVPRRAAGLLWDGGRVAGAGLEGGGEIRADETVVANGLGAAELQGLPGGLALPLRPVYGDILRLRVPPRLRPLLRSTVRGLVRGVPVYIVPREDGTVVIGATQREDAPTQSGAVSAGGVYQLLRDAQQLLPAVAELELLEATARARPGTPDNAPLLGRVGRGGTGQDIEGLIIATGFFRHGVLLTPVAAAVCRELLDGPPDPRWAAFRPDRFSARRDSAQDFSPKDRTTA, from the coding sequence ATGGACGCACCAGTCCCGCCATCGGCCGCCCCGGCGGACCCCTCAGCACATCGGTACGACGTCGCCGTAATCGGCGGCGGGGTGGTCGGCCACGGGATCGCCTGGGAAATTCGGCGCTCGGGCCGTTCCGTGGCCCTGATCGACGACGCCCCCGGCAGCGGGGCCAGCTGGGCGGCCGCCGGCATGCTGGCCCCCGTCAGCGAACTCCACTACCAGGAGGAAGCGCTCCTGGCGCTCATGCTGGAGGCCGCCCGGTTGTGGCCCGGCTTCGCAGCCGGCCTGGACGGCGGCACGGGGGCGGGCCAGGAAGGGGCGGGCGGCACCGGGTATCTCACGACGCCGACCCTCGCCGTCGGCGCGGACGCGGCGGACCGCCGGGCGCTCGCGGACCTGCGGGCGGTGCAGCAGGCCTGCGGCCTCGCCGTGGAGCCGCTGACCGTGCGCGAGGCGCGGGCCCGCGAGCCGCTGCTCAGCCCCGGGATCTCCTGCGCCCTCGACATACCCGCCGACCACCAGGTGGACCCGCGCCGGCTGCTCGCCAGGATCGGAGCGCTGCTGCGCGCGGACGGCCGGTTCGAGGCCGTGCCCCGCCGCGCCGCCGGGCTGCTCTGGGACGGCGGCCGCGTCGCCGGCGCCGGCCTCGAAGGCGGCGGGGAGATCCGCGCGGACGAGACCGTCGTGGCCAACGGGCTCGGGGCGGCCGAGCTGCAAGGCCTGCCCGGGGGACTGGCCCTGCCGCTGCGTCCGGTCTACGGGGACATCCTCCGGCTCCGCGTGCCGCCACGGCTCCGACCGCTGCTTCGCTCCACCGTGCGGGGACTGGTCCGGGGGGTGCCGGTGTACATCGTCCCCAGGGAGGACGGCACGGTCGTGATCGGCGCGACCCAGCGCGAGGACGCGCCCACGCAGTCCGGCGCGGTGTCCGCCGGCGGCGTCTACCAGCTGCTGCGCGACGCCCAGCAGCTGCTCCCCGCCGTCGCCGAACTCGAACTGCTTGAGGCCACGGCGCGGGCACGGCCGGGAACGCCTGACAACGCCCCGCTGCTGGGGCGCGTTGGCCGCGGCGGAACCGGGCAGGACATCGAGGGGCTGATCATCGCCACCGGGTTCTTCCGGCACGGCGTCCTGCTGACCCCTGTGGCCGCCGCGGTCTGCCGGGAGCTGCTGGACGGGCCGCCGGACCCGCGCTGGGCGGCTTTCCGCCCGGACCGCTTCTCCGCCCGACGGGATTCAGCACAGGACTTTTCACCGAAAGACAGGACAACAGCATGA
- a CDS encoding DEAD/DEAH box helicase has translation MSELHTHQLLTDESGTESIEPEETIISDEKPHEIAEKSFADYNVRADIVESLADAGITHPFPIQAMTLPVALSGHDIIGQAKTGTGKTLGFGIPALQRVIGRDDAGFDKLPAPGAPQALVIVPTRELAVQVASDLQTAARKRNARITTIYGGRAYEPQVEALQQGVEVVVGTPGRLIDLYKQKHLVLKNVKMVILDEADEMLDLGFLPDVETLIAGTPAVRQTLLFSATMPGPVIAMARRYMSQPTHIRAADPDDEGLTKRDIRQLIYRAHSMDKIEVVSRILQARGRGRTIIFTKTKRTAAKVAEELVDRGFAAAAIHGDLGQGAREQALRAFRNNKVDVLVATDVAARGIDVDDVTHVINYQCVEDEKIYLHRVGRTGRAGNKGTAVTFVDWDDMPRWGLINKALGLSVPEPVETYSSSPHLYEELDIPEGTKGRLPRDKRVLAGVDAEVLEDLGETGKKNTRSSGRDAGRSGSRDGGRSGSREGGRSGSREGSREGGRDGGRRRRSPEAETSTGPAEATAPAAATASAPTEVDRATRARRRTRTRRRNGEVVSGEAQGGAPARSAEA, from the coding sequence GTGAGTGAATTGCACACGCACCAGCTTCTGACCGACGAATCCGGCACGGAATCGATCGAGCCGGAAGAGACCATCATCTCGGACGAAAAGCCGCACGAAATCGCGGAAAAGTCGTTTGCCGACTACAACGTCCGCGCCGACATTGTGGAGTCCCTCGCCGACGCCGGCATCACCCACCCGTTCCCGATCCAGGCCATGACGCTGCCCGTCGCCCTGTCCGGCCACGACATCATCGGCCAGGCCAAGACCGGTACCGGCAAAACCCTCGGCTTCGGCATTCCGGCCCTGCAGCGGGTCATCGGCCGCGACGACGCCGGCTTCGACAAGCTGCCCGCCCCCGGCGCGCCGCAGGCCCTCGTCATCGTGCCCACACGCGAGCTGGCCGTGCAGGTCGCCAGCGACCTGCAGACCGCAGCCCGCAAGCGCAACGCCCGGATCACCACCATCTACGGCGGCCGCGCCTACGAGCCGCAGGTCGAGGCGCTGCAGCAGGGCGTCGAGGTCGTCGTCGGCACCCCCGGGCGCCTGATCGACCTGTACAAGCAGAAGCACCTGGTGCTGAAAAACGTCAAGATGGTCATCCTGGACGAGGCCGACGAGATGCTGGACCTCGGCTTCCTGCCCGACGTCGAGACCCTGATCGCCGGCACCCCCGCGGTCCGCCAGACGCTGCTGTTCTCCGCGACCATGCCCGGCCCGGTCATCGCGATGGCGCGCCGCTACATGAGCCAGCCCACCCACATCCGGGCCGCGGACCCCGACGACGAGGGCCTGACCAAGCGCGACATCCGCCAGCTCATCTACCGTGCCCACAGCATGGACAAGATCGAGGTCGTCTCGCGCATCCTTCAGGCCCGCGGCCGCGGCCGCACCATCATCTTCACCAAGACCAAGCGCACCGCCGCCAAGGTCGCCGAGGAACTCGTGGACCGCGGCTTCGCCGCCGCCGCCATCCACGGCGACCTCGGCCAGGGCGCCCGCGAGCAGGCGCTGCGGGCCTTCCGCAACAACAAGGTCGATGTCCTTGTCGCCACCGACGTCGCCGCCCGCGGCATCGACGTCGACGACGTCACGCACGTGATCAACTACCAGTGCGTCGAAGACGAAAAGATCTACCTGCACCGCGTGGGCCGCACCGGCCGCGCCGGCAACAAGGGCACCGCCGTGACCTTCGTCGACTGGGACGACATGCCGCGCTGGGGCCTGATCAACAAGGCCCTCGGCCTGAGCGTGCCCGAGCCGGTGGAAACCTACTCCTCCTCGCCGCACCTGTACGAGGAACTGGACATCCCCGAGGGCACCAAGGGCCGTCTGCCCCGCGACAAGCGGGTCCTCGCCGGCGTCGACGCCGAAGTCCTCGAGGACCTCGGCGAGACCGGCAAGAAGAACACCCGCTCCAGCGGGCGCGACGCCGGACGCTCCGGCTCCCGGGACGGCGGCCGCTCGGGCTCCCGCGAAGGCGGCCGCTCGGGCTCCCGTGAAGGCTCCCGCGAGGGCGGCCGCGACGGCGGACGCCGTCGTCGTTCCCCCGAGGCGGAAACCTCCACCGGCCCCGCCGAGGCAACGGCTCCGGCCGCCGCAACGGCCAGCGCCCCGACCGAGGTCGACCGGGCCACCCGGGCACGCCGGCGGACCCGCACCCGCCGCCGCAACGGTGAAGTGGTCAGCGGTGAGGCCCAGGGCGGCGCCCCGGCACGCAGCGCCGAGGCCTAA
- a CDS encoding thiazole synthase, whose product MGETTLTEPRALRDLLTIDGVELGSRLIMGTGGAPSLEGLGAALVASGTELTTVAMRRYSPAETGSLFQLLAERNIRVLPNTAGCFTARDAVLTAELAREALETDWVKLEVIADEHTLLPDAVELVEATEQLVARGFKVFAYTNDDPVLALRLEHLGATAVMPLGAPIGTGLGILNPHNIELIVSRASVPVVLDAGIGTASDAALAMELGCDAVLLATAVTRAQDPVMMGEAFKHAVIAGRLARNAGRIPRREHALASSAMEGRAEFL is encoded by the coding sequence ATGGGAGAAACAACACTGACCGAACCACGCGCACTGCGTGACCTGCTGACGATCGACGGGGTGGAACTGGGCTCTCGGCTGATCATGGGCACCGGCGGCGCGCCGAGCCTGGAGGGCCTCGGCGCCGCCCTGGTGGCCTCCGGAACCGAACTCACCACGGTGGCGATGCGCCGCTACTCGCCGGCCGAAACCGGTTCGCTGTTCCAGTTGCTCGCGGAGCGAAACATCCGGGTGCTGCCCAACACCGCCGGCTGCTTCACCGCCCGGGACGCCGTCCTGACGGCGGAACTGGCCCGTGAGGCACTTGAGACGGACTGGGTGAAACTCGAGGTGATCGCCGACGAGCACACGCTGCTGCCCGACGCCGTGGAACTCGTGGAGGCCACCGAACAGCTGGTGGCCCGCGGGTTCAAGGTCTTCGCCTACACCAACGATGACCCGGTGCTCGCCCTTCGGCTCGAACACCTTGGCGCGACCGCCGTGATGCCCCTCGGCGCCCCGATCGGCACCGGCCTGGGCATCCTGAACCCGCACAACATCGAACTGATCGTCTCCCGGGCATCGGTGCCGGTGGTGCTCGACGCCGGCATCGGCACCGCCTCCGACGCGGCGCTCGCGATGGAACTGGGCTGCGATGCCGTGCTCCTCGCCACCGCCGTGACCCGCGCCCAGGACCCGGTGATGATGGGGGAGGCCTTCAAACATGCAGTCATCGCCGGCCGGCTGGCCCGGAACGCCGGCCGGATCCCGCGCCGCGAGCACGCCCTCGCCTCGTCCGCCATGGAAGGCCGCGCCGAGTTCCTGTAG
- the thiE gene encoding thiamine phosphate synthase, whose protein sequence is MSQDVHTTARLYLCTDARKGRGDFEDFVDAAFTGGVDIIQLRDKSLEAAEELELLEVLHSVAQRHGRLWAVNDRADLASLAGAPVFHIGQKDIPFAAARDFLGKGTVIGMSTHTPEQVDAAIAAAPGRSGLDYFCVGPVWATPTKPGRAAVGLDLVRYAAAAIERAEAGDSGRVAGVVPWFAIGGIDLGNVEQVVEAGARRVVVVRAITEADDPAGAARALLAALDAGADADAASS, encoded by the coding sequence ATGAGCCAGGATGTCCACACCACCGCCCGCCTGTACCTGTGCACCGATGCCCGGAAGGGCCGCGGCGACTTCGAAGACTTCGTCGACGCCGCCTTCACCGGCGGGGTGGACATCATCCAGTTGCGGGACAAGTCGCTGGAGGCGGCCGAGGAGCTCGAACTCCTGGAGGTCCTGCACTCCGTAGCGCAGCGGCACGGCCGGCTCTGGGCCGTGAACGACCGCGCCGACCTCGCCTCGCTGGCCGGGGCGCCGGTCTTCCACATTGGCCAGAAGGACATTCCCTTCGCCGCGGCCCGGGATTTCCTGGGAAAGGGCACCGTGATCGGCATGTCCACGCACACCCCGGAGCAGGTTGACGCGGCCATCGCCGCGGCCCCGGGCCGGAGCGGACTGGACTACTTCTGCGTGGGTCCGGTCTGGGCCACACCCACAAAGCCGGGCCGCGCCGCCGTCGGGCTGGACCTGGTGCGCTACGCCGCGGCGGCGATTGAACGGGCCGAGGCCGGCGACAGCGGCCGGGTCGCCGGGGTGGTGCCGTGGTTTGCGATCGGCGGCATCGACCTGGGCAACGTGGAGCAGGTGGTGGAGGCGGGCGCGCGCCGGGTCGTGGTGGTCCGGGCGATCACCGAGGCCGACGATCCCGCCGGGGCGGCACGCGCGCTGCTCGCCGCGCTCGACGCCGGCGCCGATGCCGACGCCGCGTCCAGTTAG
- a CDS encoding TetR/AcrR family transcriptional regulator, with the protein MVHQAPVERGHTGKSPAGPTRGGTQRSARLPRDERRAQLLAAAQEVFVANGYHGAAMDEIAETAHVSKPVLYQHFPSKRDLYLALLDRHLSALTELMLGALNSTTDNDERVQAVMRAYYRFIANDDQAHRLVFESDLVNDVDVSARLETFNKTFADAIAKVIAEDTKLPLLEAQLLGRGLAGMAQVSARYWLETDGNLDLDVASDLIYRLAWRGISRFPKES; encoded by the coding sequence GTGGTTCATCAGGCACCGGTTGAGCGGGGACATACCGGAAAGTCGCCGGCCGGCCCGACGCGCGGCGGGACGCAGCGTTCGGCGCGGCTCCCGCGCGATGAACGGCGTGCCCAGCTGCTCGCCGCCGCGCAGGAGGTCTTTGTGGCCAACGGCTACCACGGCGCTGCCATGGACGAGATCGCCGAAACGGCGCACGTGAGCAAACCGGTGCTGTACCAGCACTTTCCGTCCAAGCGCGACCTTTATCTGGCGCTGCTGGACAGGCATCTGTCCGCCCTCACCGAGCTTATGCTGGGGGCCCTGAATTCCACCACGGACAACGACGAACGCGTCCAGGCCGTGATGCGCGCCTACTACCGCTTCATCGCGAACGACGACCAGGCGCACCGGCTGGTCTTCGAATCGGACCTGGTCAACGACGTCGATGTGAGTGCGCGGCTGGAAACCTTCAATAAGACGTTCGCGGACGCAATCGCGAAGGTCATCGCCGAGGACACCAAGCTGCCGCTCCTGGAAGCCCAGCTCCTGGGCCGGGGCCTGGCCGGAATGGCGCAGGTCAGCGCCCGGTACTGGCTGGAAACCGACGGGAACCTGGACCTCGATGTGGCGAGCGATTTGATCTACCGTTTAGCTTGGCGCGGAATCTCCCGCTTCCCCAAAGAGTCCTAG
- a CDS encoding YciI family protein: protein MLFICTDPTAPEYVAAEDNIEEWAAEVEARGIARHGDRLRPVEDATTVKVRAGELVVTDGPFAETKEWVAGYDIIACADLDEAIEVASKHPMARFGKIEIRPVWPFGS from the coding sequence ATGCTTTTCATTTGCACCGATCCCACCGCGCCGGAATACGTGGCCGCCGAGGACAACATCGAGGAATGGGCCGCCGAGGTGGAAGCCAGGGGCATCGCCCGCCACGGTGACCGGCTGCGTCCCGTCGAGGACGCCACCACGGTCAAGGTGCGCGCCGGCGAGCTGGTTGTCACGGACGGTCCCTTTGCCGAAACGAAGGAATGGGTGGCGGGCTACGACATCATCGCCTGCGCCGATCTCGATGAAGCGATCGAGGTCGCATCCAAGCACCCGATGGCACGATTCGGCAAGATCGAGATTCGGCCCGTGTGGCCGTTCGGCTCCTAG
- a CDS encoding ferritin-like fold-containing protein, producing MSTSPASPVRDQRFLRELLGVMAYGELSAFERLSSDARYSPTLRDRAVLGSLAVTEFQHYELVCAKLAELGVDAEEAMLPFQPSVDHFHERTRPSDWYESLMKAYVIDTVSADFYRLISGYVDAGTAALIEQVQSAEGATAVLGERLKAALADDPRLASRLALWARRLLGEALSQAQRVSVDHALLGGLAGVDEAGAGELVRSLTAELAAAHSRRMSQLGLAG from the coding sequence ATGAGCACTTCCCCGGCCAGCCCCGTCCGCGACCAGCGTTTTCTCCGGGAGCTGCTGGGCGTGATGGCCTACGGGGAGCTCTCGGCCTTCGAGCGGCTGTCCTCCGACGCCCGGTACTCGCCCACGCTGCGTGACCGCGCCGTGCTGGGGAGCCTTGCCGTCACCGAGTTCCAGCACTACGAACTGGTCTGCGCGAAACTGGCGGAGCTCGGCGTCGACGCGGAGGAGGCCATGCTGCCGTTCCAGCCGTCCGTGGACCACTTCCATGAGCGCACCCGTCCCTCCGACTGGTACGAGTCGCTGATGAAGGCCTACGTGATCGACACCGTGTCCGCGGATTTCTACCGCCTGATTTCCGGCTACGTCGACGCCGGCACGGCCGCCCTGATCGAGCAGGTCCAGTCAGCCGAGGGCGCGACGGCGGTGCTGGGCGAACGGCTCAAGGCGGCGCTCGCGGATGATCCCCGGCTGGCTTCCCGGCTGGCCCTGTGGGCACGGCGCCTGCTGGGCGAGGCGCTCAGCCAGGCCCAGCGCGTCAGCGTGGACCACGCCCTCCTGGGCGGCCTGGCCGGCGTGGACGAGGCCGGGGCAGGGGAGCTGGTCCGCTCCCTGACTGCCGAGCTCGCCGCCGCCCACTCCCGCCGGATGTCCCAGCTGGGGCTCGCGGGCTAA
- a CDS encoding RNB domain-containing ribonuclease, producing the protein MSHHRLTPSVRQQQNQLAQALNALRTTLELPGPFPDEVLREAEAAVAGHELPALDLTHVEFVTIDPASSTDLDQALFIDRAGDGYKVFYAIADVPSFVAPGSALDAETRRRGQTFYTPEGRIPLHPEVISEAAGSLLAGQLCAAFVWEFELDSAAEVSSVLVRRAQVRSRARLSYHGVQAELDGGTAGPLLQLLKEVGSKRVELERLRGGASLNMPEQEIEQLPDGGYRIVAAPPLPVEDWNAQISLMTGMAAAELMLRGKVGILRTMPAPDERSLRHFRRQTGALGKPWDGEISYGEYLRTLDPTDPRQLAIVHSAGMLFRGAGYTPFDGEVPEDAIQSAIGAAYAHSTAPLRRLIDRFVLVICEALSNGAEVPGWAREALPSLPAIMASSDQLAAKLERLSLDTVEAALLINHIGQEFDAVVISGSKPAKNGAGGNGNGKGNGNGNGPSGIVQIAEPAVTARCPGELESGTQVRVRVVSSDIATREVRLELVG; encoded by the coding sequence GTGTCTCATCATCGCCTGACCCCAAGCGTGCGCCAGCAGCAGAACCAACTGGCCCAGGCGCTCAACGCACTGCGCACCACGCTGGAGCTGCCGGGCCCGTTCCCGGACGAGGTGCTCCGCGAGGCCGAGGCCGCGGTGGCGGGCCACGAGTTGCCGGCCCTGGACCTGACGCACGTGGAGTTTGTGACCATTGATCCGGCCTCCTCGACGGACCTGGACCAGGCCCTCTTCATTGACCGCGCCGGCGACGGGTACAAGGTCTTCTACGCTATCGCGGACGTCCCCTCCTTCGTTGCCCCCGGCAGCGCGCTCGACGCCGAAACCCGCCGCCGCGGCCAGACCTTCTACACGCCGGAGGGCCGGATCCCGCTGCATCCGGAGGTCATCAGCGAGGCGGCCGGCAGCCTGCTGGCCGGCCAGCTTTGCGCGGCCTTCGTCTGGGAGTTCGAGCTCGATTCCGCCGCCGAGGTGTCCTCGGTCCTGGTGCGCCGGGCGCAGGTCCGCAGCCGCGCCAGGCTCAGCTACCACGGGGTGCAGGCCGAGCTCGACGGCGGCACTGCGGGACCTCTGCTGCAACTGCTGAAGGAAGTCGGCAGCAAACGGGTGGAACTTGAACGTTTGCGCGGCGGAGCCAGCCTGAACATGCCGGAGCAGGAAATCGAGCAGCTGCCGGACGGCGGCTACCGGATTGTCGCGGCCCCGCCGCTGCCGGTGGAGGACTGGAACGCCCAGATCTCGCTGATGACCGGCATGGCCGCGGCCGAGCTGATGCTGCGGGGCAAGGTGGGGATCCTGCGCACCATGCCCGCGCCGGACGAACGTTCGCTGCGGCATTTCCGGCGCCAGACCGGCGCGCTGGGCAAGCCGTGGGACGGGGAGATCAGCTACGGGGAATACCTGCGCACCCTGGACCCCACGGATCCCCGGCAGCTGGCGATTGTCCACTCGGCCGGCATGCTCTTCCGCGGCGCCGGCTACACCCCATTCGACGGCGAGGTCCCCGAGGACGCGATCCAGTCTGCCATCGGCGCGGCGTACGCCCACTCCACCGCCCCGCTGCGCCGCCTGATCGACCGCTTCGTCCTGGTCATCTGCGAGGCCCTGTCCAACGGCGCCGAGGTCCCGGGCTGGGCCCGCGAGGCGCTCCCCTCGCTGCCGGCCATCATGGCGTCCTCGGACCAGCTGGCCGCCAAGCTGGAGCGGCTCTCGCTGGACACCGTGGAGGCCGCCCTGCTGATCAACCACATCGGGCAGGAGTTCGACGCCGTCGTCATCTCCGGCTCGAAGCCGGCCAAGAACGGCGCCGGCGGCAACGGGAATGGCAAGGGAAACGGGAACGGGAACGGCCCGTCCGGGATCGTGCAGATCGCCGAGCCCGCGGTGACCGCCCGCTGCCCCGGCGAGCTAGAGTCCGGCACCCAGGTCCGGGTGCGCGTGGTGTCCTCGGACATCGCCACCCGGGAAGTCCGGCTGGAGCTCGTCGGCTGA